TAAAAATCGATTTATATTCTTGTATATAGTATAGATAGATTTTGATATAATGTAAAGTGACTTTGTATTAAATAAGAATCCATACTGGAGGATACCATGAATCAAGACTTAGAATCAAAAAAAATACCTGCCTTACTTTTCCAGCTATCTCTTCCTGCTATAACCAGCATGCTTATTTCTGCTGTTTATAATATAGTTGATAGAATATTTGTAGAAAAAATAAGCCCCCTTGCACTTTCAGGTGTTGGTATAACTATGCCAATTCAGATACTTCAAATGGCTTTTGTATTATTAATAGGTATAGGTTCTTCTACCCTTATTTCTATTAAGCTCGGAGAGAAAAAACCTCACGAAGCGGAAGTAATCCTACATCAAGCATATAAATATATCATGATTGCCATGGCTATTTTTTCTGTGATTATAATTGTTTTTATGAATCCTATACTAAATATTTTAAAGGTTTCAAGTGATGTTTATCCTTATGCAAAAGACTATATTTTTATAATGGTTATAGGTTCAATTTTTGGACTTCCAGGTTTTTGTCTCAATAACTCTCTAAGAGCAATCGGCAAAGCTTCTGTATCAATGAAAATAGTAGTTTCAAGTGCTTTACTTAATATAATTTTAGATCCGCTTTTTATCTTTACTTTTAATATGGGTATAAAGGGAGCCGCCCTAGCTACAGTAATCTCACAAACTTATGTTACTGTCCTTGTATTTTGGCTATTTGCAAAATCAAAGAATTTTCCAATCAACTTAAAATTTGCAATGCCCGTAGAAAAATCTTTTTTTAAGGAAATCATAGAAAATGGCGCCCCTTCTTTTTATATGCAGATATTCGCTACATTTGTAAATATTATTTTTAATAGGTCAGTAGTTGAGTATGGAAATGATTTATACTTGGCAGCAATGACAATAGTTCAGGCAATATACAGTTTCTATCATATGGTTGTAGTAGGAATAATACAGGGTGCTCAACCCATAAACGGATATAATTTTGGAGCAAAAAGATATGACAGGGTGAGAGAAACTCTTATTTTAACTCTAGGTTCATCATTTATTATATCAATTAGTATATTTGCCATAATTCAGTTTTATCCTTCTCTATTGTCAGGTATTTTTACATCTGATAAAGAACTTCTAAAGCTTACAAATTATTCTATGAAGCTATATTTATTTATGCTTCCACTTATAGGCCTTCATACAGTAAGTTCTCAATATTTTCAAGCTGTAAGCAAACCTAAAAAAGCTAGCATTTTATCTTTGCTTAGATACGGAATGATACTTATTCCACTTTTATTTATACTCCCACGTTTTTGGGGTATCCAAGGAGTATTTATAAGCAATGTTATATCTGATTTTATAGCTTCATCTGTAGCAATCTTTTTTATATCAAAAGAGCTTTATTATCTTAAATCAAATTTATAGGTATAGCTTAATAAATATACTATTGTCTAATATAAATTAATATGAACATTTCATTATAGCAATATCATAATTACCATAGAAAACTTAAACTTTTTTATTTAAAAAAGGATTCAAACTTTGATGTTTGAATCCTTTTTAATACCAAATGGACAATAAAGTAAACCTATATCTATAACAAATCTATATTTCTTTATAATTATTGTTTTTCAACAGCAATTTTAGCATCATGTCCATTAATTACATCTTCTTGCATATTGCCTGTTTCACCTTTTACTATTTCTACAGCTAAAGTTTCATCCTTGATGTAATCAGTGTGAATCTCTATAGCCTTTGCAACTTCTTCTGTGGAAGTAAAGTAAACTTTTATCTTATCCATCATTTCTAAATCTTGAGCTTTTCTCATTTGTTGGATTTTTGATATAAATTCTCTAGCAAAGCCTTCATTTATAAGCTCTGGAGTTAGATTAGTATCAAGAACTATAAATAAGTTGTTTTCTGTAGCAACGTCAAAGCCTTCTTTAGGAGATACATTTATAAGCACATCGTCTTTAGTAAATGTAAAGCTTTCTCCTGCTAAGTCAAAAGCAATTGAGTCTCCATTTTGAAGCTTATTTACTGCTTCTGGAGCATCTAGTGCTGAAAGCTTACTTGAAAATTCCTTAAGCTTAGGTCCTAGAGCTTTTCCTAATGTTGTAAAGTTAGGCTTTAAGCTGAAATTCATATATTGATTGATATCTTTAGAGAAAATAACCTCTTTAACATTTAGCTCTTCTTCTATAAGCGGAAGCAAATCTTTCATTATAGCTTCATAAGATGCATCTATATATGCTTTTCCTATAGGCTGACGAACTTTGATTTTAGCGGCTTCTCTAGATGCTCTTCCTAGTGTAACAAGGTTTTTAACAAGGTCCATCTTATGCTCTAGCTTTTCATCTATAAGCTCATCGTTACATCTTGGGTAGTGGCTTATATGAACAGATAATTCTCCAGTTAGCTTTCTATAAAGCTCTTCAGATAAAAATGGTGAAAACGGTGCAACCATCTGAGCTATTCCAACTAAAACCTCAAAGGTTGTATTGTAAACAGATTTTTTATCTAAAGTAAGCTCAGTATCCCAGAAACGTCTTCTGCTTCTTCTGATGTACCAGTTTGATAAATCTTCATTGACAAAATCTTGAATTGCTCTAACAGTTTTTGTCATGTCATATCTATCAAGCTCAACTTCCACATATTTCTTTAGGTTATTGTATTTTGAAAGTATCCATCTATCTAGCTCAGGTCTTTCATTGTAAGGTATGAAAAACTCCTTAGGGTCTATATTGTCTGTGTTTGCATATAATGAGAAGAAGTTATATACATTTTTAATTGTCCCAAAGAACTTGCTTTGAACTTCTTTAAGTGCATCCACATCAAACTTAGTAGGAGTCCATGCAGGAGACACATAAAGTAGGTACCATCTTAAAACGTCCGCTCCATACTTATCAAACATTTCAAACGGATCTACAGTGTTTCCTCTTGATTTACTCATTTTCTTGCCATCTTTATCTAGTATAAGGTCATTTACTAGTACATTTTTGTATGGTGATTTTCCCATTACAAATGTAGATATAGCAATAAGAGAGTAGAACCATCCTCTAGTTTGGTCTATTCCTTCACAAATAAAATCAGCTGGGAATAACTCATCAAAATTTTCCTTGTTCTCAAAAGGATAATGATGCTGTGCAAAAGGCATTGAGCCTGAATCAAACCAGCAATCTATAACATCTTTAACTCTAGTCATTTTTTCATTACATTTAGGGCAATTTATATGAATATCATCTACGTATGGTCTATGAAGTTCAATTGACTCATCTATTGGCTCTATTGACTTTTCTACTAATTCACTAATTGAGCCTATTGACTCTTTATGTCCACAACTGCAAGTCCAGATGTTAAGTGGAGTTCCCCAGTATCTAGAACGTGATATCGCCCAGTCGTTTACATTTTCTAACCAGTTTCCAAATCTCTTTTCT
This is a stretch of genomic DNA from Acetoanaerobium sticklandii. It encodes these proteins:
- the ileS gene encoding isoleucine--tRNA ligase, whose amino-acid sequence is MKFENLNNAAVKDNEQSLTAFWNEIDLLKKSVEAREDSPSFVFYEGPPTANGKPGIHHVLARTLKDSVCRYKTMSGYQVKRKAGWDTHGLPVEIEVEKKLSLGSKQEIEEYGIKEFNEACRKSVFEYESLWRQMTERMGYLIDMDNPYITLDNNYIESVWWILDKFHKEGYIYEGHKILPYCSRCGTGLASHEVAQGYKEVKTNTLIAKFKRKDAENEYFLAWTTTPWTLASNVALAVSPTEVYVKVKQEDEIYYLSKTLAPKVLKGEYTVLEEILGKDLEYIEYEQLMPFVKPDKKAFFVVLGDYVTTEDGTGIVHTAPAFGEDDYNVGRKYGLPVVQPVGEDGKYIGTIWDGRFVMEEGLDVDIIKWLAAENKLYSKEKMDHNYPHCWRCQTPLLYYAKPSYYIEMTKLKDQLVSNNNTVNWFPDYVGEKRFGNWLENVNDWAISRSRYWGTPLNIWTCSCGHKESIGSISELVEKSIEPIDESIELHRPYVDDIHINCPKCNEKMTRVKDVIDCWFDSGSMPFAQHHYPFENKENFDELFPADFICEGIDQTRGWFYSLIAISTFVMGKSPYKNVLVNDLILDKDGKKMSKSRGNTVDPFEMFDKYGADVLRWYLLYVSPAWTPTKFDVDALKEVQSKFFGTIKNVYNFFSLYANTDNIDPKEFFIPYNERPELDRWILSKYNNLKKYVEVELDRYDMTKTVRAIQDFVNEDLSNWYIRRSRRRFWDTELTLDKKSVYNTTFEVLVGIAQMVAPFSPFLSEELYRKLTGELSVHISHYPRCNDELIDEKLEHKMDLVKNLVTLGRASREAAKIKVRQPIGKAYIDASYEAIMKDLLPLIEEELNVKEVIFSKDINQYMNFSLKPNFTTLGKALGPKLKEFSSKLSALDAPEAVNKLQNGDSIAFDLAGESFTFTKDDVLINVSPKEGFDVATENNLFIVLDTNLTPELINEGFAREFISKIQQMRKAQDLEMMDKIKVYFTSTEEVAKAIEIHTDYIKDETLAVEIVKGETGNMQEDVINGHDAKIAVEKQ
- a CDS encoding MATE family efflux transporter, with the protein product MNQDLESKKIPALLFQLSLPAITSMLISAVYNIVDRIFVEKISPLALSGVGITMPIQILQMAFVLLIGIGSSTLISIKLGEKKPHEAEVILHQAYKYIMIAMAIFSVIIIVFMNPILNILKVSSDVYPYAKDYIFIMVIGSIFGLPGFCLNNSLRAIGKASVSMKIVVSSALLNIILDPLFIFTFNMGIKGAALATVISQTYVTVLVFWLFAKSKNFPINLKFAMPVEKSFFKEIIENGAPSFYMQIFATFVNIIFNRSVVEYGNDLYLAAMTIVQAIYSFYHMVVVGIIQGAQPINGYNFGAKRYDRVRETLILTLGSSFIISISIFAIIQFYPSLLSGIFTSDKELLKLTNYSMKLYLFMLPLIGLHTVSSQYFQAVSKPKKASILSLLRYGMILIPLLFILPRFWGIQGVFISNVISDFIASSVAIFFISKELYYLKSNL